Below is a genomic region from Spongiibacter nanhainus.
CCCACTCACTTCCATCACCGGGTCGTCGCCGACGCGCAATATAGCGTGGGCGAAGATCATTTGCCGACCCTTCTTGGTAATTGTGGTGTCGATTTGGACAAAGGCGGGCGCCTTTAGTGCCGACAAGAAGTTGCTGTTCATCTGTACGGTGGAGCAGTTGGCTCGCTCAGACGCTTCCCACACCGCTAAGGACATGGCGTGATCGGCAAAGGAAGTCAGCACCCCACCGTGAATATAGCCCTGGGCGTTGTGGTGGCGCTCCTCCAATTGCACGCCGT
It encodes:
- a CDS encoding PaaI family thioesterase, which produces MSDDSGSTVPENWKRREFPGIPASLEALWVHKDDTGYHYGVQLEERHHNAQGYIHGGVLTSFADHAMSLAVWEASERANCSTVQMNSNFLSALKAPAFVQIDTTITKKGRQMIFAHAILRVGDDPVMEVSGVWRVFTKR